The stretch of DNA TGACATTAATGGACATGTCGTTTCTAATAGAACTCATGTCTATTTAGTGGACAATTACATCGGGCTTACATAAGTCTGATGTTAACCCAATCTCCATTTTGCGCGCAAAAAAACTGACTCCACAAATTCCCCTAATCTAATATAATTAACCCCCCCATGCACCTCCTACTTATTCGTCATTTTGTTTCCTTAATAATAAAAACCTAACCTAATTAATCACTCCACCTTCGTTctgcattcattcattcatatattcattcattcattcactccgTCATTATTCTTCATCGTCTTCATCAAAGAACCATCATCAAAGGCGTATTGTCGGCGGCAAGATCATCGTCTTACCATCATCTCAGATTAGGTATTTTTCTTCTTAATGTTTTTAATTTAGGGTTAATTTGATTGTTTTACTGTATTGTGTTATTTTATTTGTTCTATTTCCAGTTTTGTTTGAATAATGAATTATGGGCTCataataaattgttgttttgataatcaaattgggggtttttCCTAATACCTATTTACTGCATGCATTCCTGGTTAATATTGTAAGATTTTGATTTGCTTGCTTAATAACGAATAACAAATGTAACAGTGTGAATTAGGTTGTTTTTTTTATTCTATACTATGTCTACAATCGTTGTGTTTAGTTAGTAATCTCTGAGACTACGTTGAGTGTAGAGGCAGGACGGAGGTTGAGTGAGTGAAAGGTAGAATAAGAAACAAATTTGGGATCCTGATTATACTTGCAGTATGTATTTGGGTCTTTAGTGGATTGTTAGTTATGGGGTAGATGTTAAGTATGTAGCTGTTTAGGTACTGATTTTTTAATTACTCGTCCCGAACTGTACAATAATATCGTATACTTTTTGCAGTGAATCCTCAAAATAACCAAGGTGGATTGTTAATTATGGAGATTAGGAATATGGATCGCGAATGGATGTTGGTTGATCGGTTGGATCCTATATATAGAAAAGGGGTAGAGGATTTTGTTAGTCATGCTATCAATAATGCGAGAAATGTGGAACAGATTTTTTGTCCATGTGTTAAATGTGGAAATAATGAGTATGTAGATGTCTTTGTAGAATTGAAAAGTCACCTCTTATGTAATGGTattgacaaaagttatacaaggtGGATTTGGCATGGGGAGGATGTGTTGCCTACTATGTGTAGTAATTTAGAGGATGATAGCAACTTTGAGGGAGATGATTTTGATGAAAATTACGATCGAGTAGACGATCTTATTAATGATTTAAAGCAATCCACTGAAGACCCAACTGAAATTGAGAGGTTTGATAGGCATTTGGTGATGCAATGAAACCCGTATATCCTGGTTCAAGTTTCACACGCCTATCTGCAACTTTAAAATTATATAGTTTAAAGGCGAAAAATGGATGGAGTGATAAAAGTTTCACAAGTTTGCTTGAATTGTTGGGGAAGATTTTACCCGATGGCAATGAACTCCCTAGACGTACCTATGATGCTAAGAAAATTTTGTGTCCAATGGGAGTTGATTATGTTAAGATACATGCATGTCGTAACGACTGCATTTTGTTTCGAAAAGATTATAAAGATTTAGACAAATGTCCAAAGTGTGGTGCTTCACGTTACAAGTTGCCAAAAAAAAATTCCCAAAAAAATATAGGGGTCCCTGTTAAAGTTTTGTGGTATCTTCCCATTATCCCTAGATTTAAAAGAATGTTTTCAAATTTAAAAGATGCGAAGAACTTAATATGGCACGCTGATGGTAGAATTTCAGATGACAAAATTCGCCATCCTGCTGATTCAACACAGTGGAAAACCATTGATCATTTGTTTCCTGAATTTGGATCTGAGGATAGAAATTTAAGGCTTGGGCTATGTACTGATGGTATGAATCCGTTTGGTAATCTAAGTAGTCAGTGGAGTACATGGCCTGTTTTGCTAACAATTTATAATCtgcctccttggttatgcatgaagcgTAAATATCTAATGATGTCACTACTGATTTCGGGGCCTAggcaacctggaaatgatatagatgtttaCCTAGAACCTTTGATTGATGACTTGAAGTTATTATGGGATGAAGGGGTAGAGGTATATGATGCTTATCGTCGTGAGACGTTTAATCTACGTGCCATGATATTTTGCACCATTAATGATTTCCCGGCTTATGGCAACCTATCGGGTTATACTGTGAAAGGTGCTAAAGCGTGCCCAGTTTGTGAGGAGGATACGATTTCTGATCGTTTAGTTCATGGTGGAAAGAATGTTTACCTGTGTAACCGAAGAATGCTCCACCGCTCACACCCTTATAGAAAAAAAATGAAGCCATTTAATGGGAAACAAGAACTtagaaaccctccaaaaattttaAGTGGGAAAGAGGTTTATGAAAAAGTCAAAAACATTGAAAATAATTTTGGAAAACCATATAAGAGGACAAATAATGGGACCTTATACAAAAAGAAGTCTATATTTTGGGATTTACCATATTGGAAACATTTGTCCGTGAGACATTGTATTGATGTCATGCACGTGGAGAAAAATGTGTGTGATAGCATTATTGGCACACTCCTCAACATCACTGGTAAAACCAAAGATGGTCTCAAAGCTAGACAAATATGGTTGCTCAAAAGATACGACCAGAATTAGCACCACAACTTAGAGGTTCAAGAACCTATTTACCCCCAGCTTGTTTTACTTTGTCACGAACTGAAAAAAGAAGTGTATGTGAATGTTTACATGGGGTGAAGGTACCGCAAGGCTATTCATCCAACATAAAAAATCTTGTGTCTTTGTCAGAGTTAAAACTTGTAGGCTTGaaatcacatgattgtcacactttaatGCAACAATTGCTTCCAGTAGCGCTTCGTGGAGTTCTGCCTACTCCTGTTCGGGGAGCTATTATTAGACTTTGCTATTTTTTCAATGCAATATTTAGCAAAGTCGTTGACTCAGATACATTGAATTCTTTACAACGAGATGTTATTACTACTATGTGTCAACTTGAGATGTTTTTTCCCCCTTCCTTCTTCGATATAATGCAGCACCTAATTGTACATTTAGTGAGGGAAATTAAGATTTGTGGACCAGTTTTTTAAGAAATATGTATCCATTTGAGCGATATATGAAACCCTTAGCCGGCTATGTAAGAAACCAAAACAGGCCAGAAGGATGTATGATTCAAGGGTATGTGGCGGAAGAGGCGCTGGACTTTGCCAATGACTACATGTCCGATGTTGAGTCTATTGGGCTTCCAACGTCTCGACATGAAGGAAGAATAGAGGGACAAGGTACCCTGGGAAGAAATGTAGTCACTTTGTTAATCCGAAACCCTTGCTCAGGCACACTTTTATATTCTCCAACACATGGTCGATGTGCATCCATATTTAGAGAAGCATCAAACCCTTCTAAGTGCGTAAAATCCGGATAAAGGAGAAAGGTGGTTAACCATGGAGCATAATCGGTCATTCGTAAAATGGTTCACAAATGAAGTAGATATTGAGTGATAAACGACCGTGAGAAAGTAATCGATGAGGTAAGGTGGTTAGCCCATGGACCTTGGATGCATGTGTTAACTTATCAAGGTTATGACATCAATGGGTATTCGTTTTACACTAAGGATCAAGATGATAGAAGTACTATGCAAAATAGTGGAATAGCTTTGATGGCTATGTCAATGAGTGTTGCTAGTGCTAAAGATAGTAGACCTGCTTATGATGCTCAGCCATATTTTGGTGTCATTAAAGAAATTTGGGAGCTAGACTATGTTCAGTTTAGGATACCTGTTTTTCGTTGTATGTGGGTTGAACATAGTAAGGGTGTTCGAGTTGATGAAATGGGCTTCACGCTGGTTGATTTTTCACGTGAAGGCTACAAATCAGAGCCATTCATTATGGCTAATCAGGCAAGACAAATATTTTATGTTACAGATCCAGCGCATGGAAAGTGGTCGGTTGTTCTTCATGGTAAGAAGAAATTTCTGGGTAAGGAAATCATGGATGAAGTTGATGACGAATTGCCCCCTTTTTCTTCTGGATTGCCTACTTCTACAAGTACTAAAGACGTAGATGACTTTTATCTACGAGATGATCATCAAGAAGGGTTATGGGTTGACGATTAGCTAGTTATTGTTACAATCTGTAATTTACCTACTTATGTTTTTTTAAAGACTATCTCATAACTGCAATCTTGATTATTCTTTGGATTAAAACAAAGAGGTAGTTTCTTTTACTATCAATATTAATAGTCTTGCTTATGTTCTATTCTTAAGACAATTTCATCAGCATTTTAATCTCTAAATTCTTAACTTGTTTTTATTGTTTCCCCAATAATTACGTATGTATTCTCAGTACTCTATTATATTAGCTtgtttttattaattattttatgCCCCTCTGTTCCCTTTACCATAAATGTTGATGCAGGTCATCATGTCTTCTTTACCATCTACTAGTTCAGTTTCTAAGAGAAAAACCAAGAGCGTAGTCCTTATGAAGGAGTTGACATTATTACGTGATCAAGGTATAAAGTCGACAAGAGATTTTGATGACGATGGTGAGCCTATTGGAAAGAATGGTGCTAAGTATACTAGCTATGTTGGTCTACTTGGACGCGCGAAAGTGCCAATCACTATTAAAACATGGAAGGATGTTGAAGAGGACCTTAAGGTGAAGATTTGGGAAGATGTTTTGGTAAGATCAAGTCCTTGCTAATGACTCATCTTAACAAATATGTAGCTATAAAAACTTTGATCGTACAAGTTATTTACCAATTTTGTATTTGTAGACGATCTTTGACATTCCAGAGACAAAGTTGAAGCAAGTTATCGGCATTGCAAATACTACATGGACCAACTTTAAGGCAAAGTTGACTGCGCTTTACGTGTTCGAAAACCCCTAAAGGTCGAAAGTTGCTGTTGAGGCCGATCCGGTAAAAGAAATATCCTTACTTAAAAACGAGGTATGGCGGAGGGTTTAAGGAGTCGCGCTTGATCAAGAATTTCTAGTGAGTAGTCACCATTCAAGTATATATTTTAATTTACTTACGAAAATAACTATCATGCTTTTAAGTAACATATTTTTTGCGAGGCTATCGGGACGGCGACTTTCCGATAGGCGGAAGAAGAACAAGTACCCCCACGAATGTCTCGTGGGGTTATCGGAAAACAAGGCAGAAATTGGAAGCAAAattgaaagagaaagaaaaggaaaaagaagaagCGGGCAACGATGAGTCGGGAGAATTATCTGATGAAACCCCAACTGTGATAAAACGGGGTGACTTGTGGATAGAGGGAAGAATAGGGAAAGATGGTGAATGTCTAAATCCGGAGACTAAAAAAAAAGTTGAAGAATATGTGAGTGTCACACTTTCTGACTATACttgatttattaatgttatatataTTGCCTGAAATTAAATTTGTTGTGGCTCATAACTTCCAATCAGAAACTGGTGAAGGAAATGGTCAAGAAAAAGGAATTTGTACCGAGTGGGAAGGTTGATGAATTAACTAAGGTACTTGGAACTGCTGAGCATTATGGTCGTGTAAGAGGTGTTGGGGGTCGAGTGGGGCATAAGCAATACTTTGGCACATGCCCTTAAAAGCTGCAGCAAAAAAGTGAGGAGGATTATCGCCGGAGTTTCTCTGTGCTGACCAAGCAGATCACTGAAAAAGTACAGGCCGATGTTTATAAGAAAATGGAAATGATGGGAGAGAAACGGAGTAACGAGAATATCAGTTACTCCGTCCATAATGAAAAAGATGTTGATGAGGTCGAGTACATTGATAACAGTGTGCCTGATGAATTTCTTGATAATCCCGCCCCATCATTTGATGATATACCCGAGAAGGTAAATAAATAAGAAACAAGTCACCCGCACcgcttagagtagttaatattgTAGTAATGCTCATTGTTTGTCATTATTGTTCCTCAGGGATTTGAGTGCGAGCTATCTGTGCAAGATAATGCTGACTTGAAGAAGGTGGCAAATGGACGAGTATTCAAGACCACCGAGAAGGCATCGATGCCACGGTAAACCAATTGGAGTAGAAAATTTAAGGGTATGCGTTTACGTTATCATGGAAGATATGGACGACATACCATTACCTGTACTAACCGATGATTTTGCTACTTTGTTGGTGATGCAATTGTTCATTTCTTCTTTGGTCAAGAATTTAATCACTTTGCGCTGCCAGGTATGAAAGTCATACTTAATTGAAAATTGCATAAGTATTTCAAAGATATGAAAGTGGTAATTATAGCTTCTCCATTTTTCTTCAGAATCTCGGAAGAAACGTGAGGCGAGAGAGAGGCAAAGTCGACACAAACTCAAAATGCAAAAAGCGAAAGACAATTGAGAGTCCTAAGTCAAAAAAGGTAGAAAGTGGTAAGAGTAGAACAATTGATCGATCGGTGGCAAGATCAAACAACAACT from Silene latifolia isolate original U9 population chromosome 10, ASM4854445v1, whole genome shotgun sequence encodes:
- the LOC141608493 gene encoding uncharacterized protein LOC141608493; its protein translation is MEIRNMDREWMLVDRLDPIYRKGVEDFVSHAINNARNVEQIFCPCVKCGNNEYVDVFVELKSHLLCNGIDKSYTRWIWHGEDVLPTMCSNLEDDSNFEGDDFDENYDRVDDLINDLKQSTEDPTEIESLKAKNGWSDKSFTSLLELLGKILPDGNELPRRTYDAKKILCPMGVDYVKIHACRNDCILFRKDYKDLDKCPKCGASRYKLPKKNSQKNIGVPVKVLWYLPIIPRFKRMFSNLKDAKNLIWHADGRISDDKIRHPADSTQWKTIDHLFPEFGSEDRNLRLGLCTDGMNPFGNLSSQWSTWPVLLTIYNLPPWLCMKRKYLMMSLLISGPRQPGNDIDVYLEPLIDDLKLLWDEGVEVYDAYRRETFNLRAMIFCTINDFPAYGNLSGYTVKGAKACPVCEEDTISDRLVHGGKNVYLCNRRMLHRSHPYRKKMKPFNGKQELRNPPKILSGKEVYEKVKNIENNFGKPYKRTNNGTLYKKKSIFWDLPYWKHLSVRHCIDVMHVEKNVCDSIIGTLLNITGKTKDGLKARQIWLLKRYDQN